A single Mangrovimonas sp. YM274 DNA region contains:
- a CDS encoding SDR family NAD(P)-dependent oxidoreductase, with amino-acid sequence MKTVIIVGGSKGIGKAITEQLLENHHVVNISRSAPQITHKNLEHHPCDILKDNLPDIEQADALVYCPGSINLKPFARFTLEDFRNDFEINVLGAVKTIQQYLPVLKNSMAPSILLFSTVASKLGMPFHASIATSKSGIEGLVKTLGAELAPKIRINAIAPTVTDTELASKLLRNEKMTANIIERHPLKKFLNPQEVADLAVFLVSDKSASMSGQIFEMDCGIVTFKI; translated from the coding sequence ATGAAAACAGTAATTATTGTTGGAGGCAGTAAAGGTATTGGCAAAGCCATAACAGAGCAATTGCTAGAAAACCATCATGTTGTCAACATTAGCAGGTCTGCCCCACAAATAACCCACAAAAACTTAGAACATCACCCTTGTGATATTCTCAAGGACAATTTACCTGATATTGAGCAGGCAGATGCCTTGGTATATTGTCCCGGAAGCATTAACCTCAAGCCTTTTGCAAGGTTTACTTTGGAAGATTTTAGAAATGATTTTGAAATAAATGTGCTTGGTGCCGTAAAAACGATTCAACAGTACTTGCCTGTATTAAAAAATAGTATGGCTCCCTCCATTTTATTGTTCAGCACCGTAGCTTCAAAATTAGGGATGCCCTTTCATGCAAGTATAGCAACCTCAAAATCCGGTATAGAAGGCTTGGTTAAAACACTTGGAGCGGAACTAGCCCCAAAAATAAGAATCAACGCCATTGCTCCTACTGTTACCGACACTGAACTGGCTTCCAAACTGTTGAGAAATGAAAAGATGACAGCCAATATTATAGAAAGACACCCCCTTAAAAAATTCTTAAACCCACAAGAAGTTGCCGATTTAGCCGTATTTTTAGTATCAGATAAATCTGCCTCAATGTCCGGACAAATCTTCGAAATGGATTGTGGTATTGTAACCTTTAAAATTTAA
- a CDS encoding mechanosensitive ion channel family protein: protein MTFIRRYITPFLIILLALFLPKLNLPFIQNSENIHYMMRKISSILFIIAIAWTIIVLLRVFKKNYLENYDINQEDNLQARKLYTQFNILERIIIFVIIVIAIGSGLMLFEDVRKFGLSVFASAGIAGIILGFAAQKALATILAGMQIAISQPIRLDDVLVVEGEWGWVEEITLTFVVVRIWDKRRLVLPTTYFIEKPFQNWTRTTAEILGTVFIYTDYNINFDALREELTRLLESTHLWDKKVNVLQVTDSKESSVEIRALMSAKNSPEAWDLRVYVREGLIKFIQQNYPNSLPKTRISILNDFDKKTEIKQS from the coding sequence ATGACATTCATCAGACGCTACATTACTCCCTTTTTAATTATCCTTCTGGCACTTTTCCTTCCAAAGCTCAACCTACCCTTTATTCAAAATTCAGAGAACATCCATTACATGATGAGAAAAATTAGCTCCATCCTATTCATCATTGCCATAGCATGGACCATAATTGTACTGTTGAGGGTTTTTAAAAAGAACTATCTTGAAAATTATGACATAAACCAGGAAGACAACCTTCAGGCTCGAAAACTCTATACGCAATTTAATATCCTGGAGCGCATAATCATCTTTGTCATTATCGTAATTGCCATAGGTTCTGGATTAATGCTATTTGAAGACGTTAGAAAATTTGGGCTCAGTGTATTTGCTTCGGCCGGTATTGCTGGAATCATCCTCGGGTTTGCAGCTCAAAAAGCCTTAGCAACCATTTTGGCAGGAATGCAAATTGCCATTTCACAACCTATTCGATTGGATGATGTGTTAGTTGTGGAAGGCGAATGGGGCTGGGTAGAAGAAATTACCTTAACCTTTGTGGTAGTAAGGATTTGGGACAAACGTCGATTGGTATTACCAACCACCTATTTTATTGAAAAACCTTTCCAGAATTGGACCAGAACAACAGCTGAAATTTTGGGCACCGTATTTATCTACACGGATTATAACATCAATTTTGACGCCTTGAGGGAAGAACTTACTCGCCTGTTGGAGAGTACACATTTATGGGATAAAAAAGTAAACGTGCTTCAGGTCACTGACTCAAAGGAATCCAGTGTTGAAATACGCGCTCTAATGAGTGCCAAAAACTCCCCTGAAGCATGGGATTTAAGAGTATACGTTAGAGAGGGCTTGATTAAGTTCATTCAACAAAACTACCCAAACAGTTTACCAAAAACACGTATATCTATTTTAAACGATTTTGATAAGAAAACAGAAATAAAACAGTCATGA
- a CDS encoding SDR family oxidoreductase: MKILLTGATGYIGKRLMPILLEQGHIVVCAARDKYRIDEHYQNDPNVDIVEVDFLKPQSLSNIPKDIDAAYYLIHSLSNSSKDFEELEAQCALNFKGYLEGTQVKQVIFLGGISNDDNLSKHLRSRKHVADLLKSDKYATTILKAGIIVGSGSSSFEIIRDLVEKLPVMVAPKWLHTKTQPLAIRDVLAYLTKSLGNTQLYNNTYDIFGPEIMTYKDMLLQFAEVRKLKRYILTVPVMTPRLSSYWLYFVTSTSYTLACNLVDSMGVAIIGKPSNINTILDIHPITYKEAVTLAFEKIEQNSILSSWKDSFISSGELKSNSHKYINVPKFGCFKDYKERKVQNIPLTLSKIWAIGGETGWYYGSFLWNIRGYLDKMVGGIGLRRGRTHPDDLHIGDALDFWRVIFADKEKMKLLLYAEMRLPGEAWLEFKIENNVLKQTATFRPRGLAGRLYWYSVLPFHLFIFNGMISKLASPTNTEAHNVV, encoded by the coding sequence ATGAAAATCCTTCTAACCGGTGCAACGGGATATATAGGTAAACGGTTAATGCCAATCCTTTTGGAGCAGGGGCACATTGTGGTTTGTGCCGCAAGGGATAAATACCGTATTGATGAGCATTATCAAAACGATCCCAATGTAGATATTGTAGAAGTTGACTTTCTTAAACCTCAATCCTTATCAAACATTCCAAAAGACATTGATGCTGCTTACTATTTAATTCACTCATTATCCAATTCTTCAAAAGATTTTGAGGAACTGGAAGCTCAATGCGCTCTCAACTTCAAAGGCTATTTAGAGGGAACGCAGGTAAAGCAAGTGATTTTCCTTGGCGGCATTTCCAATGACGACAATCTTTCCAAGCACTTACGCTCAAGAAAGCACGTTGCCGACCTACTAAAATCTGATAAATACGCCACTACCATCTTGAAAGCTGGCATTATTGTTGGCTCCGGCAGTTCTTCTTTTGAAATCATAAGGGATTTAGTCGAAAAGCTTCCCGTAATGGTTGCGCCAAAATGGCTTCATACCAAAACGCAACCTCTCGCTATTCGAGATGTTTTGGCTTACTTAACTAAAAGTTTAGGCAACACCCAATTATACAATAATACCTACGATATATTTGGTCCCGAAATTATGACCTACAAGGACATGCTTCTACAGTTTGCCGAAGTTAGAAAGCTGAAGCGGTACATTCTAACGGTCCCGGTCATGACTCCAAGACTTTCCTCCTATTGGCTCTATTTTGTAACGTCCACATCCTATACGTTGGCATGCAATTTAGTAGATAGTATGGGGGTTGCTATCATTGGCAAACCAAGCAACATCAACACTATTTTGGATATTCATCCCATTACCTATAAAGAAGCAGTTACCTTGGCTTTTGAAAAGATTGAACAGAACAGCATCCTCTCAAGTTGGAAGGATTCATTTATAAGCAGCGGAGAACTTAAAAGCAATTCCCATAAATACATCAATGTTCCTAAGTTTGGCTGCTTCAAGGATTATAAAGAACGTAAAGTTCAAAACATTCCACTCACCTTATCAAAAATTTGGGCTATTGGCGGAGAAACGGGTTGGTATTACGGAAGTTTCTTATGGAATATTAGAGGGTATCTCGATAAAATGGTTGGCGGGATTGGACTTCGCAGAGGACGTACCCACCCGGACGATTTACATATTGGTGATGCCTTGGATTTTTGGCGTGTAATTTTTGCCGACAAGGAAAAAATGAAACTATTGCTCTATGCCGAAATGCGCCTTCCGGGCGAAGCTTGGCTGGAATTCAAGATTGAAAACAATGTTCTTAAACAAACAGCCACTTTTAGACCCCGTGGCCTTGCAGGTAGATTGTATTGGTATAGCGTGCTCCCCTTTCACCTTTTTATCTTCAACGGGATGATTTCCAAATTGGCTTCTCCCACAAATACGGAAGCCCATAACGTCGTATAA
- a CDS encoding AarF/ABC1/UbiB kinase family protein: MKTIDKIPTSKIERASKLVATGARVGVNYLKYYGDKLTKTEQEAKSRLDQNNAEDIYDSLKQLKGSALKVAQMLSMEKSILPQAYVEKFSLAQFSVPPLSPALVTKTFKTYFKKSPHEIYDKFNPTSVNAASIGQVHLAEKNGKKLAVKIQYPGVAESIKSDLAMVKPIAIKMFNIKGKDSDKYFKEVEGKLVEETNYILELQQSEEVAKACKNIPNLLFPNYYEQLSSERIITMDYMEGEHLSEFIAHNTNQDLANTLGQALWDFYMFQIHKLKKVHADPHPGNFLVSKTGQLIALDFGCMKTIPEAFYNPYFELANPNTLNNPETFKAKMLELEILRPEDSKEEIEFFTAMFHDILQLFTQPLLSETFDFSDANFFGKIANLGESYAKNTDLRKMNGNRGSQHFIYINRTFFGLYSLMFDLKAKNVTISNFETLPHP, encoded by the coding sequence ATGAAAACCATTGATAAAATACCAACGTCAAAAATTGAACGGGCCTCCAAACTGGTAGCTACTGGAGCACGTGTTGGTGTCAACTACCTTAAATATTACGGAGATAAACTTACCAAAACAGAGCAAGAAGCCAAAAGTAGACTGGACCAAAATAATGCAGAGGACATCTATGACAGCCTAAAACAACTAAAAGGAAGTGCCCTGAAAGTTGCCCAAATGTTGAGCATGGAAAAAAGCATCCTGCCGCAGGCCTACGTAGAAAAGTTTTCATTGGCACAATTCTCGGTCCCACCGTTGTCCCCTGCCTTGGTGACAAAAACCTTTAAAACCTATTTCAAGAAATCTCCTCATGAAATTTACGATAAGTTCAATCCCACATCAGTTAATGCAGCCAGTATTGGCCAAGTTCATCTAGCGGAAAAAAATGGAAAAAAACTTGCCGTTAAAATTCAATATCCCGGAGTTGCCGAAAGCATCAAGTCAGATTTGGCCATGGTGAAGCCCATTGCCATAAAAATGTTCAACATTAAAGGAAAAGACTCAGACAAGTACTTTAAGGAAGTGGAAGGCAAATTGGTTGAGGAAACCAACTATATACTTGAATTACAACAAAGCGAGGAAGTGGCCAAGGCCTGCAAAAACATACCAAACCTTCTATTTCCAAATTATTATGAGCAGCTATCTTCAGAACGTATCATCACCATGGACTATATGGAAGGTGAACATCTTTCGGAATTTATTGCGCATAACACCAATCAAGATTTAGCCAACACATTAGGTCAAGCCCTTTGGGATTTTTACATGTTCCAGATTCACAAATTAAAAAAGGTACACGCCGATCCTCACCCCGGAAACTTCTTGGTTTCAAAAACCGGACAGTTAATTGCTCTTGATTTTGGTTGTATGAAAACTATTCCTGAAGCTTTTTATAATCCCTATTTTGAACTGGCAAATCCCAATACTTTGAACAACCCTGAAACGTTTAAAGCTAAAATGTTAGAGCTTGAAATACTACGTCCCGAAGACTCCAAGGAAGAAATTGAATTTTTCACCGCTATGTTTCATGACATACTGCAATTGTTTACGCAGCCCCTACTGTCTGAAACCTTTGATTTTTCTGACGCCAATTTCTTTGGAAAAATTGCCAACCTTGGAGAATCCTATGCCAAAAATACCGATTTGAGAAAAATGAACGGTAACCGAGGGTCACAGCATTTTATCTACATCAACAGGACCTTTTTCGGCCTCTACAGTTTGATGTTTGATTTGAAAGCTAAAAATGTTACGATTTCGAACTTTGAAACGCTTCCTCATCCATGA
- a CDS encoding TetR family transcriptional regulator C-terminal domain-containing protein — translation MPKKKTPKKMDLVDLYMDYVLENNERPTSVYQFSKLNNFEEPKFYEHFSSFEALEAYIFVAFCEHTVQTLNNSQEYQTYDAKNKLLSFYFTFFENLTANRSFIMFALNEYKANLKQLKHLHPLKEAFASYLDTLDIKQIELVKGQLLKMQQKAMKEAAWVQLLLTLKFWMEDTSANFSKTDIYIEKSINTSFDIIDTTPINSLVDFGKFIFKERFQTK, via the coding sequence ATGCCTAAAAAGAAAACTCCCAAAAAAATGGATCTGGTTGATTTATACATGGATTATGTCCTTGAAAACAATGAAAGACCAACGTCTGTTTATCAATTTTCAAAGTTGAATAATTTTGAAGAACCAAAATTTTACGAACACTTCAGTTCTTTTGAAGCCCTGGAAGCCTACATTTTTGTGGCCTTCTGCGAGCATACTGTCCAAACCTTAAATAACAGTCAAGAATATCAAACCTATGATGCTAAAAACAAGCTACTGAGCTTTTATTTCACCTTCTTTGAAAACCTAACGGCCAACCGGAGTTTTATAATGTTCGCCCTAAACGAATATAAGGCTAACCTTAAACAGCTAAAACACTTACACCCTCTCAAAGAGGCCTTTGCCTCCTATCTGGACACATTGGATATCAAACAGATCGAATTGGTGAAAGGCCAACTTTTAAAAATGCAACAAAAAGCAATGAAAGAAGCAGCATGGGTACAGTTACTCCTTACTCTAAAATTTTGGATGGAAGATACTTCTGCCAATTTTAGTAAAACCGACATCTATATAGAAAAATCTATCAATACCAGTTTCGACATCATAGATACTACCCCAATAAACAGCCTTGTGGATTTTGGGAAGTTCATTTTCAAGGAACGCTTCCAAACCAAATAA
- a CDS encoding DUF2911 domain-containing protein — protein sequence MKKLLLIALVLTASYNLRAQVTTPQASPASKLEQKVGLTDFSIQYSRPGVKGRTVFGDLVPYDKLWRTGANKNSIITFSDDVTFGTQTVKAGSYAIFTKPGKSLWEVYLYSDTENWGTPQKWDESKVVAIIKAKAYPMTFNVESFTFDINNITNSSAALEIFWEKTYVTIPFEVPTDTKVLASINEALAGSPKAEDYFAASSYYYQEGKDIKQAKEWIDKAMAMNNDPAFWQLRQQSLIYARAGDKDGAIDLAKKSMAAAKAAGNDDYVKMNMDSLKEWGAM from the coding sequence ATGAAAAAATTATTACTTATTGCGTTAGTCTTAACCGCCTCTTATAATTTGAGGGCACAGGTGACAACGCCACAGGCTAGTCCGGCTAGTAAATTGGAACAAAAAGTTGGTTTGACAGATTTTTCGATTCAATACTCAAGACCAGGTGTAAAAGGAAGAACCGTTTTTGGAGATTTGGTACCTTACGATAAGCTATGGAGAACTGGAGCCAATAAAAATTCAATCATTACTTTTAGTGATGATGTGACGTTTGGTACACAAACTGTAAAGGCAGGGTCTTATGCCATTTTTACCAAGCCAGGAAAAAGTTTATGGGAGGTATATTTATACAGCGATACAGAAAATTGGGGGACACCTCAAAAGTGGGATGAAAGTAAAGTAGTGGCTATTATCAAAGCAAAAGCTTACCCAATGACTTTTAACGTAGAGTCTTTCACTTTTGACATCAACAACATTACCAATAGCAGTGCGGCCTTGGAAATTTTCTGGGAAAAGACCTATGTAACAATTCCTTTTGAAGTACCAACAGATACTAAAGTTTTGGCTTCTATCAATGAAGCTTTGGCAGGATCTCCAAAAGCTGAAGATTACTTTGCAGCTTCTTCTTACTATTATCAGGAAGGAAAAGATATTAAGCAGGCCAAAGAATGGATTGATAAGGCTATGGCAATGAACAATGATCCTGCCTTTTGGCAATTAAGACAACAGTCTTTGATTTATGCCAGAGCAGGTGATAAAGATGGAGCTATTGATTTGGCTAAAAAATCTATGGCAGCAGCAAAGGCAGCAGGAAACGATGATTATGTAAAAATGAACATGGACTCTCTAAAAGAATGGGGGGCTATGTAG
- a CDS encoding helix-turn-helix domain-containing protein: protein MAGQLSMDQAFLERLKEILESNFANEHFGVQELADEAGVSRSQLHRKLNALIGKSSSQYIREYRLEKALEMLQNEEATASEIAYRVGFNSPTYFNTCFSDFYGYTPGEVKFQKTDVIESETKSSEDISSSVAIQKKGNYKSLFWVGGILILLFLGYSFYQNLEADNDLEDVPLHLREDKTIAVLPFQNLSDDSENQYFADGIREDIINHLSKVQEFIVKSRQSTEMYRDSHLSAKEIGFALSANYILGGSVQKHGNRIRVRVHLINSKTDVQLWFRDFDREFQDIFELESEISRLIASELNVVLSPHELELIDKVPTDNLEAYNLYIKALYSLYYDENVDLARRYFNLCIEEDTGFALAYSGLAESYLWENWPTPTVKDAEQVKELAIKAMELDESLSEPHRVMAYVNETYDWNWTKAETEFQEAVKLNPNNYYAISEYAMYLQYVLGDFEKAREMIELAQLVNPNSAFTAVLSAEFYLHEDNFKKALEETRKAKEYAPKGMWAYWVDFKIYTELGNYDQAVRQLEESWGFVEAFELNIPPMLEAYEKDGVKGVYRMINDMDINNANSEGVQHNAYWIAQKFAFLEEPENALKWLEIAFRRKNAELFMIKYDPYFENLRSNADFLEILQKMNLGDYQGGLKL, encoded by the coding sequence ATGGCAGGTCAATTGTCCATGGATCAAGCTTTCCTTGAAAGGCTAAAAGAGATCCTAGAGTCTAATTTTGCCAATGAGCATTTTGGGGTTCAGGAATTGGCTGATGAAGCCGGTGTAAGCCGCTCCCAACTGCACAGGAAACTTAATGCTCTTATAGGAAAATCGTCCAGCCAGTACATTAGGGAATACAGGTTGGAAAAGGCTTTGGAGATGCTTCAAAATGAGGAGGCCACTGCTTCGGAAATTGCCTATCGTGTAGGGTTTAACAGCCCTACTTACTTCAATACCTGTTTTAGCGATTTTTATGGTTACACTCCAGGAGAGGTTAAGTTTCAGAAGACGGATGTTATAGAATCTGAAACTAAATCGTCAGAGGACATATCCTCATCTGTGGCCATCCAAAAGAAAGGAAATTATAAATCCTTGTTTTGGGTAGGCGGTATACTAATATTATTGTTTCTAGGGTATTCTTTTTATCAAAATTTGGAAGCAGATAATGATTTAGAAGATGTGCCCTTGCACCTTAGGGAGGACAAAACTATTGCTGTTCTACCATTCCAAAATTTAAGTGATGATAGTGAAAATCAATATTTTGCGGATGGTATTAGGGAGGATATTATCAATCACTTATCGAAGGTTCAGGAATTTATAGTGAAATCGCGTCAGTCTACAGAAATGTATCGTGATTCACACCTTTCTGCAAAAGAGATTGGCTTTGCTTTAAGTGCAAATTATATATTGGGAGGCAGTGTGCAAAAGCATGGAAATAGAATACGAGTTAGGGTGCATTTAATTAACTCCAAGACAGATGTGCAGTTGTGGTTTAGGGATTTTGATAGGGAGTTTCAAGATATTTTTGAACTTGAAAGTGAGATTTCACGATTGATTGCTTCCGAGTTGAACGTAGTATTGTCCCCCCACGAATTGGAACTGATCGATAAGGTACCTACCGATAACCTTGAGGCTTATAATTTATATATAAAAGCATTATATTCATTGTACTATGATGAAAATGTAGATTTGGCAAGGCGATATTTCAATTTATGTATTGAAGAAGACACTGGCTTTGCGCTGGCATACTCGGGTTTGGCCGAAAGCTATCTTTGGGAAAATTGGCCAACACCTACTGTAAAAGATGCGGAGCAGGTAAAGGAACTAGCCATAAAGGCGATGGAATTGGATGAAAGCTTGTCTGAGCCACATCGTGTAATGGCCTATGTGAATGAAACCTACGATTGGAATTGGACCAAAGCTGAAACGGAGTTCCAAGAGGCTGTCAAGTTGAATCCAAACAATTATTATGCGATAAGCGAATATGCAATGTATTTGCAGTATGTATTGGGAGATTTTGAAAAGGCTCGTGAAATGATTGAGTTGGCGCAATTGGTGAATCCCAACTCCGCATTTACGGCAGTGTTGAGTGCTGAATTTTACCTACACGAGGATAATTTTAAAAAGGCCTTGGAAGAAACCAGAAAAGCTAAGGAGTATGCTCCAAAAGGCATGTGGGCTTATTGGGTGGATTTTAAAATCTATACCGAGTTGGGTAATTATGATCAGGCTGTGAGGCAATTGGAAGAAAGTTGGGGATTTGTTGAAGCCTTCGAGTTGAACATACCTCCAATGTTGGAGGCTTATGAGAAGGATGGAGTTAAAGGCGTTTATAGAATGATCAATGATATGGATATCAATAACGCAAATTCGGAGGGCGTTCAACATAATGCCTATTGGATTGCTCAAAAATTTGCATTTTTGGAGGAACCTGAAAATGCTCTAAAATGGTTGGAAATTGCCTTTAGAAGAAAAAATGCCGAATTATTTATGATCAAATATGATCCCTATTTTGAAAATTTACGATCCAACGCTGACTTTTTGGAAATCTTACAAAAAATGAACCTTGGCGATTACCAAGGCGGTTTAAAACTGTAG
- a CDS encoding helix-turn-helix domain-containing protein, which translates to MASQLSMDQNFVERLKAVLESNFSNEHFGVQELADEVGLSRSQLHRKLNALLGKSSSQFIREYRLERALEMLKNEETTASEIAYRVGFNSPTYFNTCFSDFYGYTPGEVKFKKSEASNNDIGLKTSASKNTKKTFRRKRKFTTLFWVSSVALVLLLGYTFYMNSKTNIETVVEPQMEELDKTVAVLPFKNLSHHPENAYFADAIREDIINNLSKVEQIIVKSRQSTEKYRASSLSAKDIGEALDANYIVGGSVQKEGQKIRIRVHLINSKTDVQLWAKDFDRDYKDLFTLESEISKQIVSELNLVLSPFELELIDKAPTDNLEAYNLYMKAVYYGVYEEDIHLARSYLNSCLEIEPNFAVAYSGLAISYLWENWPNPTENDILRAKDYAEKAIKLDNKLSEPHRVLGWVYLSYDWDWKRTESQFEKAISLNPNNYFALFMYSQYLQYSVGDFERARKMLDRAQLIAPDSFRVSILSSELYLHQGDFNNALRQAERAEEQLPKDAWPFWVKFKIYTALGEYDLAYKQLEISWAFEEEGKEKLPLLWEAYMEAGIKGVYKWINDMDIEHLKSQGTLYNNAYWIAQKFAYLEEDAKVLEWLETAFERKNAELYKVKYDPYFEKLHNNPEFLKFLKKMNLGNYEIKL; encoded by the coding sequence ATGGCCAGTCAATTATCCATGGATCAAAACTTTGTGGAAAGGCTAAAAGCAGTCCTAGAGTCTAACTTTAGCAATGAGCATTTTGGAGTTCAGGAATTGGCTGATGAGGTGGGATTGAGCCGTTCGCAATTGCATAGAAAACTTAATGCACTCTTAGGGAAATCGTCTAGCCAGTTTATTCGGGAATACAGATTGGAAAGAGCTTTGGAAATGCTCAAAAATGAAGAGACTACGGCTTCGGAAATAGCCTATCGTGTTGGTTTTAACAGTCCAACTTATTTCAATACTTGTTTTAGCGATTTCTATGGCTATACGCCTGGTGAGGTTAAATTCAAAAAAAGTGAAGCGTCCAATAATGATATAGGTCTAAAAACTTCTGCGTCAAAAAATACAAAGAAAACGTTTAGGAGGAAACGGAAATTTACAACCTTGTTTTGGGTGAGCAGTGTGGCTTTGGTTTTGCTTCTGGGCTATACGTTCTATATGAATTCAAAGACTAATATTGAGACGGTAGTAGAGCCTCAAATGGAAGAATTGGATAAAACCGTGGCTGTATTGCCTTTTAAGAACTTAAGCCATCATCCAGAAAACGCATATTTTGCTGATGCCATTCGAGAGGATATTATTAATAATCTTTCGAAAGTAGAGCAGATTATTGTAAAATCTCGTCAATCTACAGAAAAGTATAGAGCTTCTAGTCTGTCGGCCAAAGATATAGGCGAAGCCCTCGATGCTAATTATATTGTTGGCGGTAGTGTGCAGAAGGAAGGTCAAAAGATTAGGATTAGAGTACATCTTATCAATTCTAAAACAGATGTGCAACTATGGGCCAAGGATTTTGACAGGGATTATAAAGATCTTTTTACCTTGGAAAGTGAAATATCAAAACAAATAGTTTCAGAATTGAATTTGGTGTTATCACCGTTTGAGCTGGAACTAATTGATAAAGCACCAACCGACAATCTAGAGGCCTATAATTTGTATATGAAGGCAGTTTATTACGGGGTTTATGAAGAGGATATACATTTGGCTAGAAGTTATTTGAACTCCTGTCTGGAAATAGAGCCTAATTTTGCTGTAGCCTATTCTGGACTCGCCATTAGCTATTTATGGGAAAATTGGCCTAATCCTACTGAAAATGACATACTTCGAGCAAAGGATTATGCTGAAAAAGCTATTAAACTTGATAATAAATTATCCGAACCGCATCGGGTTTTGGGTTGGGTATATTTGAGTTATGATTGGGATTGGAAAAGGACTGAAAGTCAATTTGAAAAGGCAATCAGCTTAAATCCAAATAATTATTTTGCGCTATTTATGTATTCGCAATACCTGCAATATTCGGTAGGGGATTTTGAGCGCGCCAGAAAAATGTTGGATAGGGCTCAGTTGATTGCTCCGGATTCATTTCGTGTCTCAATTTTGAGTTCAGAGTTATATTTACACCAAGGGGATTTTAATAATGCTTTGAGGCAAGCCGAAAGGGCAGAGGAGCAATTACCAAAAGATGCTTGGCCTTTTTGGGTTAAATTTAAAATCTATACGGCATTGGGAGAATATGATCTAGCGTATAAACAATTGGAAATTAGCTGGGCATTTGAAGAGGAAGGAAAGGAAAAACTTCCTTTATTATGGGAAGCTTATATGGAAGCAGGTATAAAAGGAGTTTATAAATGGATTAATGATATGGATATTGAGCATCTAAAATCTCAAGGAACTTTATACAACAATGCGTATTGGATAGCCCAGAAATTTGCATATTTAGAAGAGGATGCTAAAGTTTTGGAGTGGCTGGAAACTGCCTTTGAGCGCAAAAATGCCGAGTTATATAAGGTAAAATATGATCCGTATTTCGAAAAATTACACAATAATCCTGAGTTTTTGAAGTTTCTGAAAAAAATGAACCTAGGGAATTACGAAATCAAGTTGTAA